The genomic DNA CCGGCTACGGGAAGCCAGAGGTGCGCGAGAGTGGTCACAAGCGCGGCTCATCCACGAGCTTGAGCAATACGCACGACGGCATGCGCTCGACATCGGCTCGACCGCCAGCCTGCGCGTCTACGTCTCGGAGTGGGAGAACGGCAGACGCTCGATCAGCGAGCGCTACGCGAAGATCCTGCGGCCGGTGCTGGGTGTCACCGATGAGGAGCTATTCGGCCAGCAGGCTCCCGCAGAGGCGCCCCCCGCGGTCGACGGATACGACGACCTGATCAACCGGATCGATTCGGCGCGCAGCGTCAGTCTCACCATGGTGAAGACATTCATGGACCAGACGGAGCTACTACGTACCCAGGATCGCCAGATGGGCGCCGCATCCCTCATAGATCAGATGACGGGCCACCTCACGACTTTGGAAGACGCGCTCACGTTCGCAGTGCTCCCCGAGACACGTCGACCCGTTGCTCTGGCGTTGGCCGGAGCTTCTACCCTCGCTGCCTGGCAAGCACTCGATGCCGGAGGAGTCGAACGGGCCTGGCGGAACTACGAGTTAGGGAAGCGCGCCGCTCAGGAGGCTGGTGAGCCGATGTACCTCGCACATGCCATGGCGGAGCAGGCATACGTACTCAACGAAGCAGGCCGCCCCGAGACGGCTGTAGCTCTCGTGCGTGAGGCTCAGCGTTTGGGCGGTCAGCAGATATCGCCACGACTGCGGGCATGGCTGTACGCGGCCGAGGCAGAGCTCTGCGCCAAAGCCGGCATGCCGGATGACTGCCGACAGGCACTCGATCGAGCCGCCGCTTGCCTCCCCGAAGGCGAAGAAGCCCGCGACCCAGACATGTTGAGCATCTTCCTGAACGGTGGGCATCTGGCGCGATGGCGCGGGAACGCACTTGCGCTGCTCGGAGACGGCGACGCGCTTAGCAGCCTGTACGAGGCGCTGGACAGAGTGGACCCGACGTTCATCCGTGCCACGTCAGGTCTGCGCTGCGACCTTGCCCAGGCGCATCTGGCGCGTGAGGAACGTGCCGAGGCGCAGGTGCATCTACAGCAGGCGCGGTTGTTGGCAAACCGAACCGGGTCTGTGCGCTACCGCCGACGTATCGAGCAACTCACGCAGAAGCTGTAGAGGCGCCTTCTCCGCGAGAAGCGAGGACATGCAGCAAGGCAACCAACGTGCCCGCGCCCATCAGCTCACCTCTCGCCATCAGCCCGGGGATATCCGAGAGCGGCACCCACGCGACGTGTCCGGCTTCCTCGATGTCGGTGGGGTCGCCCACATGCCGTGCGCCTTTGCCGACGTAGATTGCATGTGGCGAGTCGACCATGCCGATCATGGGCTGAAAGGTGACCACGTGATCCAGGGAGTCGGGCCGCCAGCCGGTCTCCTCCTCCACCTCACGGAACGCCGTCGCGCGGGCATCTTCACCTTCATCCACGATGCCGCCGGGAAGCTCCCAGCCCCACTTATCGGCGACGAACCGGTAGCGCCAGAGCATGAGCACGCGGTCTTGGTTATCAAGTACCGCGGCGATCGAGACGTGATGGAGCCGTACGACGTGATGCTCGAAGCGCTCGACACCCGGCGGCTCGACGTCGACAAGCGTTAGCTTCACCCAGCGGTTGTCGTAGACCGTCCGCTCGCCATGAATCTGCCACGGCTCCAAGTTGCCCGGCCGCTCGATGCTCACGTCATGGGATGGCACCCGGTAGGAGCTGCGGGCGTACGACTCAAGCACCTTCTCCGCGACGAGCTTGGCCAGCACTGTGCGGAGCTGGGTCCTGCCGATGTCGAGGTCCTTCTCCAGAGTGCGCTCAGAGGGCAGCTTCTCGCCGGGCTGCAACTTCCCCGACGCAACCCACTCGCGAATCGTGCGGTACACCCGCGCCGACTTCGGTCCCATCCCCTGAGCACGCTCCCTGCTGTTATCAACCGGCCGGCACCAGCGTAGCCGTCAAGTCTGACCATCAACAGGTGACGATCACGCGCCAACTCCCCATTGGCTTCCTCCACCCAGCGACAGCGCTTGCGCCAGCGGCAGTTCGACTAACTGGTCCACTGGGATTCGCCGTCAGGGGAAGGCCGTCAGCCTTTCGCAGTGCTGTGTCAACGGGTAGCAACGGCCAAGCTGACCACGTAGTGCTCCTCGACGGTTCCGTTCGGGAAGACCTCGGCGAGGAGGTCGCGTTCCTGGACGAGGAACGTGTTGGTCGCTTCCTTGCCGAGGACGAGGAAGTCGGAGTAACTGGAGAGGTTGGCTAGATGCTTATCGAGAGGAACGCTCCGGGTCCACGGCACGTGCCGATGGACGAAGTCGAGTTCGGAGGGCAGTCCGCGGAATCGAGCCATGGGGTCGGGGGCGGTGTCGTCGGCGCCGAAGAGTCGACGCAGGCGGGCGTCCTGGTCGGCAATCCACGGAACAGTGCTGTCTGAGTCGTTCCACCAGAGGGCGAGTGCACCACCGGTGCGAAGGACTCGGAGAGCTTCCGGTACGGACTTGCGCTGATCGGTCCAGTGCCAGGCTTGGGCATACGTGAGGATGTCGATGGAGCCGGAGGCCAGTGGCAGGTTGTTGCCGTCACCGATCACGAGCGGGACGTCGGGCAGGGCAAGGCGGAACTGCGAGGCCATTCCGGGGCCGGGCTCGACCGCGATGACGTTCGCACCGCGGGTGCGGAGGAGCGTCGTCGCGAGTCCGGTGCCGGCTCCGACGTCCGCGACACGGGCGCCCTTCAGGGGGCAGCCGGTGAGTTCCTCGACCGCGTCGAGCAAGGCGGGCGGGTATGAAGGGCGGTTCGCCGCGTA from Streptomyces sp. NBC_01707 includes the following:
- a CDS encoding helix-turn-helix transcriptional regulator; protein product: MLNRLREARGAREWSQARLIHELEQYARRHALDIGSTASLRVYVSEWENGRRSISERYAKILRPVLGVTDEELFGQQAPAEAPPAVDGYDDLINRIDSARSVSLTMVKTFMDQTELLRTQDRQMGAASLIDQMTGHLTTLEDALTFAVLPETRRPVALALAGASTLAAWQALDAGGVERAWRNYELGKRAAQEAGEPMYLAHAMAEQAYVLNEAGRPETAVALVREAQRLGGQQISPRLRAWLYAAEAELCAKAGMPDDCRQALDRAAACLPEGEEARDPDMLSIFLNGGHLARWRGNALALLGDGDALSSLYEALDRVDPTFIRATSGLRCDLAQAHLAREERAEAQVHLQQARLLANRTGSVRYRRRIEQLTQKL
- a CDS encoding NUDIX domain-containing protein, which produces MGPKSARVYRTIREWVASGKLQPGEKLPSERTLEKDLDIGRTQLRTVLAKLVAEKVLESYARSSYRVPSHDVSIERPGNLEPWQIHGERTVYDNRWVKLTLVDVEPPGVERFEHHVVRLHHVSIAAVLDNQDRVLMLWRYRFVADKWGWELPGGIVDEGEDARATAFREVEEETGWRPDSLDHVVTFQPMIGMVDSPHAIYVGKGARHVGDPTDIEEAGHVAWVPLSDIPGLMARGELMGAGTLVALLHVLASRGEGASTASA
- a CDS encoding methyltransferase domain-containing protein; this encodes MRTTSQARSFDLAAASYAANRPSYPPALLDAVEELTGCPLKGARVADVGAGTGLATTLLRTRGANVIAVEPGPGMASQFRLALPDVPLVIGDGNNLPLASGSIDILTYAQAWHWTDQRKSVPEALRVLRTGGALALWWNDSDSTVPWIADQDARLRRLFGADDTAPDPMARFRGLPSELDFVHRHVPWTRSVPLDKHLANLSSYSDFLVLGKEATNTFLVQERDLLAEVFPNGTVEEHYVVSLAVATR